A stretch of the Candidatus Bathyarchaeia archaeon genome encodes the following:
- a CDS encoding UvrD-helicase domain-containing protein has translation MSALELLVAALAITVALGIYLLFRWEFARTTRSVGEQLQAIEGRLLGCRDFTNYLPGKERATRLKELNSLASSLSLLGKYQVLFGKRQRDLIAGYTGRIESLKAFLARFVSEFARKEIERSKDFFEHRPFDKDQLEAIVKRENRSLVLASAGSGKTRTLTARVAYTVRQGAEPRDILALAYTRSAEEEMRNRLRGEYGIADTNVRTFHSLGREIAKLSPNFRTGVADNQQELVGKACDRLRADKGFARLLLDFALELQTSDVDEKEFISREKYYEFLRAQRHVTLSGRQVKSLGERDIANFLFLNQVKFEYESPATWADKNVNYRTYEPDFYLPEYGLWIEHWAIDRQGNVPAWFSSNQSLDPSTRYRQGMQWKRYQFQKHGRRLIETYNHQQSDGTLVPELAQRLQENKVRMKELTTEEILAKVETLIHHRDALNELMFSFISKAKTNGLTPGSIVARLNQFKWSRKQRVFASLMIRVWEEYESILKERDMIDFNDMINYALQVAKGSPSLFANKYSHILIDEYQDITDPQLELIICLLNANVRSTLFCVGDDRQNIFSFAGSNIYNILRFGQRFPDAENTILSTNYRCPTNIVEASNFIASLNKFKIEKSVVPSSKVQHPIRLVEQPGNDRRSYDDWQHEKAKQLILDLAQHKDPREEIMVLSRFNWPLRRLQLEFPQNETLRIRFLSIHKAKGTEANYVLLLSCIRGRNGFPSEILDRRVLDIVENARQDEAGKLEEERRLFYVALTRCKKELYLFSSSSQRSRFIFEAQPYLSPWTEPNTKLVPT, from the coding sequence TTGTCTGCGCTAGAGCTACTTGTTGCCGCCCTCGCAATCACCGTGGCCCTTGGGATCTATCTCTTGTTCAGATGGGAATTTGCCAGAACAACTCGTTCTGTTGGAGAACAACTGCAGGCAATTGAAGGCAGGCTTTTGGGCTGTCGAGACTTCACAAACTACTTGCCAGGAAAGGAACGAGCCACCAGACTCAAGGAACTGAATTCTCTTGCAAGCTCCCTCAGCCTATTGGGAAAGTACCAAGTTCTCTTTGGGAAACGGCAACGCGATCTGATTGCAGGATACACGGGCCGAATCGAGTCCCTGAAAGCCTTCCTAGCCCGGTTCGTCAGCGAGTTTGCCAGAAAAGAGATCGAGCGTTCGAAGGACTTCTTCGAACACAGACCATTCGACAAGGATCAGTTGGAAGCGATTGTTAAGAGAGAAAATCGAAGTCTCGTTCTTGCATCTGCAGGGTCTGGAAAGACACGGACCTTAACGGCTCGAGTTGCCTACACAGTAAGACAGGGGGCTGAACCGCGAGACATACTAGCTCTCGCTTATACTAGATCGGCAGAGGAGGAAATGCGCAACCGCCTGCGAGGTGAATACGGCATCGCGGACACTAACGTCAGAACATTTCATTCTCTAGGGCGAGAGATCGCCAAACTTTCCCCCAATTTCAGAACAGGTGTGGCAGACAATCAACAAGAGCTCGTAGGAAAAGCGTGTGATCGGCTGCGAGCAGACAAAGGCTTCGCCAGACTGTTGCTGGACTTTGCATTGGAGTTGCAAACGTCGGATGTCGATGAGAAAGAATTCATTTCTCGCGAAAAGTACTACGAGTTCCTACGAGCCCAGAGACATGTAACACTAAGCGGCAGGCAAGTCAAGTCACTTGGAGAGCGGGATATTGCAAACTTTCTCTTTTTGAACCAGGTGAAGTTCGAGTACGAGTCACCAGCTACTTGGGCGGATAAGAATGTCAATTATCGAACGTACGAGCCCGACTTCTACTTGCCTGAATACGGATTGTGGATTGAGCACTGGGCAATAGATAGACAGGGTAACGTTCCGGCTTGGTTCTCAAGCAACCAATCGTTGGATCCGTCAACAAGATACAGACAGGGAATGCAATGGAAACGGTATCAATTCCAAAAACATGGACGTAGACTAATCGAGACATACAACCATCAGCAAAGCGATGGGACCCTGGTTCCTGAACTCGCTCAAAGACTTCAGGAAAACAAAGTTCGCATGAAGGAACTTACGACCGAGGAAATCCTGGCGAAGGTCGAGACGCTCATTCACCACAGAGACGCGTTGAATGAACTGATGTTCTCATTCATCAGCAAAGCGAAGACAAATGGACTAACGCCAGGAAGTATCGTAGCTCGGCTGAATCAGTTCAAGTGGAGTCGCAAACAACGAGTCTTCGCCTCCCTTATGATCCGAGTCTGGGAGGAATACGAGTCCATTCTCAAAGAACGCGACATGATTGACTTCAACGATATGATCAACTATGCACTGCAAGTTGCAAAGGGCTCTCCAAGCCTGTTTGCGAACAAGTATTCGCATATACTGATTGACGAGTACCAAGACATTACTGATCCTCAACTTGAGTTAATCATTTGTCTGCTAAACGCGAACGTAAGGAGCACGCTTTTCTGTGTAGGCGATGATCGGCAGAACATTTTCTCTTTCGCGGGTTCCAACATCTATAACATATTGCGCTTCGGGCAGCGGTTTCCTGATGCGGAAAACACCATCTTATCAACGAACTACAGATGTCCCACGAATATTGTGGAAGCCTCGAATTTCATTGCGAGCCTAAACAAGTTCAAGATAGAGAAGAGCGTTGTTCCCTCTTCGAAAGTCCAACACCCCATTCGTTTAGTAGAACAGCCGGGAAATGATCGAAGATCATACGACGATTGGCAGCATGAGAAGGCCAAGCAGCTGATACTTGATCTAGCTCAGCATAAAGATCCTCGTGAGGAAATAATGGTGCTCTCGCGATTCAATTGGCCTCTAAGACGATTGCAGCTAGAGTTTCCTCAAAACGAAACACTCAGGATTAGATTTCTGTCGATTCACAAGGCAAAAGGAACGGAGGCAAATTATGTTCTCCTCCTCAGCTGTATTAGAGGTCGTAACGGATTCCCCTCAGAAATCCTAGACAGGAGAGTCCTTGATATCGTGGAGAACGCTCGGCAAGACGAGGCAGGAAAATTGGAGGAAGAACGTCGCCTCTTTTACGTTGCCCTGACGCGTTGCAAGAAGGAACTCTACCTATTCTCGTCTAGTTCTCAGAGGTCGCGATTCATCTTTGAAGCTCAACCCTATCTTTCACCATGGACGGAGCCAAATACGAAGCTGGTTCCTACATAG
- a CDS encoding peptide-N4-asparagine amidase, with translation MGQEEGSFPEHLFDEDYRLRAKKTLTIATYVVLLFPVVSVGYDLTAPLLTGTLPTVLTAEPPIRRPGTQSCKLILLENQTFASGVNQPFFGHYAPPTSCQPPWSMIVLDWNGTVPISQYDHVGGVWVGPSEIFRFTTPETGGQRWHVEKDVSEYAGLLAQNQTVKILISAPSGKMFASASLTFYLTNSVNPVISHPTIIVGVVNSGPIPWFGIGRDALASQNISLPVNIEKAYFELYATAHSCDETWFSSNLVPNTSCSGPNSRESFREIQILIDETLVGVIWPFPLIYMGGLGSDLWESIPPVNALNIPPYLIDLTPFIGILGDGKAHGLAIQVTNNHGYWLVDGNLLLSLDSSNRTTGKLVNYSIARSATLEVAPLWPFETSANRKINISGYVNTSTGQITTEVQQNMFFNDNLVPNILDLSADLMANVVVTTTTTIIAPNGTTFRTAIDSYGVTIREGLPAKSGPVGILTTYTVDQVSAHTSKTNTGSNDLSQTYVVDIIHAEHAGLTSEHYVANRNVCSNHYIGVLLGSITSDVNSTVCPKIAASVSLQILPIVG, from the coding sequence ATGGGTCAAGAAGAGGGAAGCTTCCCCGAACACTTGTTCGACGAAGACTATCGGCTACGTGCCAAGAAGACTCTGACGATAGCCACCTACGTCGTTCTGCTATTTCCAGTGGTCTCTGTCGGCTATGACCTGACTGCACCCCTCCTTACCGGTACGCTTCCCACGGTGTTGACTGCGGAACCTCCGATTAGACGGCCTGGTACCCAGTCATGCAAACTGATCCTATTAGAGAACCAAACATTCGCGTCCGGTGTTAACCAACCATTCTTTGGCCACTACGCTCCTCCCACGTCGTGTCAACCCCCTTGGTCGATGATCGTTCTGGATTGGAACGGTACCGTTCCAATAAGTCAGTACGACCATGTCGGGGGCGTGTGGGTGGGCCCATCAGAGATTTTCAGATTTACAACTCCTGAAACTGGAGGCCAGCGATGGCATGTGGAGAAGGATGTCAGCGAGTACGCGGGCTTGCTGGCTCAGAATCAGACTGTCAAGATTCTTATCAGCGCCCCATCTGGTAAAATGTTCGCAAGTGCCTCGCTAACCTTCTACTTGACAAACTCTGTTAATCCGGTCATCAGTCATCCTACGATCATCGTTGGCGTTGTTAACTCGGGACCGATTCCGTGGTTCGGAATTGGGCGTGACGCTTTAGCTTCACAGAACATTTCGCTTCCAGTTAACATCGAGAAGGCGTATTTCGAGCTTTATGCCACGGCTCACTCATGTGACGAAACATGGTTCTCTAGCAACCTGGTTCCAAACACCAGTTGCAGCGGCCCTAACTCGAGAGAATCTTTCAGAGAGATTCAGATATTGATTGATGAAACGCTTGTAGGAGTGATTTGGCCCTTCCCGTTGATCTACATGGGAGGCTTGGGCTCGGACCTTTGGGAGTCTATTCCACCGGTCAACGCTCTCAACATTCCCCCATATCTGATCGACCTCACTCCTTTCATCGGAATCTTGGGAGATGGAAAAGCTCACGGACTCGCCATTCAAGTAACCAATAACCATGGGTACTGGCTTGTAGACGGCAATCTACTCCTCTCTCTGGATTCCTCGAATCGGACGACCGGGAAACTTGTCAATTACAGTATTGCACGGAGCGCAACCTTGGAAGTGGCCCCGCTCTGGCCCTTTGAGACCAGCGCAAATCGCAAGATCAACATTTCAGGCTACGTGAATACATCGACCGGACAAATTACGACCGAAGTGCAGCAGAACATGTTCTTCAACGACAACCTAGTACCAAATATCTTGGATTTGTCGGCTGATCTGATGGCAAATGTCGTGGTGACAACCACAACTACCATTATCGCGCCCAATGGAACCACTTTTCGAACTGCAATTGATTCCTACGGCGTCACCATCAGAGAAGGATTGCCTGCAAAGTCTGGACCTGTAGGAATCCTGACTACCTATACAGTAGACCAAGTCTCTGCGCATACGTCCAAGACAAATACAGGATCGAATGATTTGTCGCAAACGTATGTTGTCGACATAATTCATGCTGAACACGCCGGGCTGACAAGCGAACATTACGTTGCAAATAGGAATGTTTGCTCCAACCACTACATAGGGGTGCTTCTAGGCTCTATCACGTCCGACGTGAATAGTACCGTCTGCCCCAAAATAGCTGCTAGCGTATCACTTCAGATATTACCTATAGTTGGTTGA
- a CDS encoding SHOCT domain-containing protein, translated as MTPEEESERLRGYQKILRAKAEENQLASQPSTEQPSWHDHQLEKLRREKDDAISKGKDVSTIEQMIQKVEVAKKGIQTIESSQNAEPTQLAEGTTSLIPDDQSSFYGAKPFQPGEHVVWKWEKKVGVFNRHVSQESYITNMRLLFVSHEQRAYNQAPIQMVEAFVISSHTESIGSSNRMYTGVGSLGSWNGSSRTYGTVKFMAAGQVIGSVYVADPRGLVRELNAIKKTTKVFTPKVTPARSATNSKPDMAIELEKLAALFKDGMLTQDEYTKAKEKLLN; from the coding sequence TTGACCCCAGAAGAAGAAAGCGAACGGCTTCGAGGGTACCAAAAAATTCTCCGAGCAAAGGCGGAGGAGAACCAGCTTGCTTCTCAGCCTTCGACAGAACAGCCGAGCTGGCATGACCACCAATTGGAGAAGCTCAGGAGAGAAAAGGATGATGCAATTTCAAAGGGGAAAGATGTCAGCACAATAGAGCAGATGATACAGAAAGTCGAGGTCGCAAAGAAAGGTATTCAAACTATAGAGTCCAGCCAGAATGCTGAACCAACACAGTTAGCTGAAGGAACTACTTCTTTGATTCCCGATGACCAATCTTCATTCTACGGGGCCAAACCTTTCCAACCCGGCGAACACGTAGTTTGGAAATGGGAGAAAAAAGTAGGGGTATTCAACAGGCACGTGAGTCAAGAGTCTTACATAACTAACATGCGGTTGCTTTTCGTCAGCCACGAGCAACGAGCATACAACCAAGCTCCGATCCAAATGGTCGAGGCATTCGTAATCTCAAGCCACACGGAATCGATTGGATCGAGTAATAGAATGTACACCGGTGTTGGAAGTCTCGGCAGTTGGAATGGTTCAAGTCGGACCTATGGAACTGTAAAGTTCATGGCTGCCGGACAAGTGATTGGAAGCGTATACGTTGCTGACCCGCGTGGACTTGTTCGCGAATTGAACGCAATCAAGAAAACCACTAAAGTCTTCACACCAAAGGTCACTCCGGCTCGAAGCGCCACGAATTCTAAGCCGGATATGGCCATCGAATTGGAGAAGCTGGCAGCTCTATTCAAGGACGGTATGTTGACACAGGACGAATACACCAAAGCTAAGGAGAAATTGCTCAACTAG